The nucleotide sequence AGCTGCCATTCCGAAAATCCACCATACACATAAACATCTCCAGGGAAAGGCGTTTCTGCCTTTAGTGAGAAAATTACTTCCATATAGTCAGCTTCTAACCAGTGATCTCTTTTCCCTGATGCATAAATCAGATAATTTCCATTATAATCTACTCTTTGCTGATTGAAAGCTTTACCATTTCTTATTAAGTCTTCATGCAATCTAACCTTATTGAAGTTTTTCATCACATCTACAGACGACACTGTTGCTCCTCCACCATTGAGACTACTTGTCTCAAAAACTCTAAATTCATTTAAACCCCAGAAGGTATTCTCCCCATTTCCATATGAATAGTCTAATATATGCTCATGTCCACGAATAAATCTAGGCTTAAGGTTTTCTATAGAGTTATCCCATCTTCCATTTTGTAAAATAGCTACAGAAAAATCTCTCATCGCATTCACTACCGTAAGGTCACCGTAATTAACTTTAAAATCTATTTGTTGTTTGTACCTTCTCTCACTACCGTTTCTATCTACTACCTCACCCACAATTGCTGCAGTTGTTTCAGCTACCAAAAATCTTCTTGTGATGATTAGATCATTCTTATTCCCCTCTTTATAGACCTTCAACACATAATTACCAGACATTTTAACTTGTGGTAACTGAAATATAAAATGCACGTAAGGGACCTTTGTACTCATTGAAAAATCGAATTCATTTAGTTTGAAAGAATTGTAGTCTCTCATAAACTCAATTGGCTGCAACTCTGAAGGTGTCCAATCTCTATTGCAATGAACTATTTCGGCTTCGTAATAATCTGCATCATCACCAAACACATCAAATTCCAAAACAAGTGGTGTTCGTTTATTCAAAAAGACAAAAGGAAGGTTAAGTTGTTTGTTTAACTGATCTCCACCAACGGCATATAACTGCACAGTTCTGACATTTGGGTCATATGTAAAATCAGCATATTTGATGTTCTTATTCTTATAACTGTCCAGTGTCACTAACTCCCATTTATTGGCTTGGCCATATCCTGTAATTGAGAGTAACAGTAAAATTATAGTGAATGGTATAAATATATTTTTTCTTGTCATTGCTATTTTAGTTTATGGCAGTCATCAATTTAGAAGATTTATTTATCATTATTACTACCACAAGTTTTAAATAAAATAAAATCTCTAAAACGAAATCTCCCATCTTAATATACATATCCTAAATACTTAGATTTAATTGAATCTAGAAAGTAAAACTGAACTAAGAATAATTATATTTCACAAAAATAAATGAATGATTATTCAATTTAGAATTATTCTCAATAAGTGTAATAATCACAATATTTTAATCAGATACGTGATTTTTCCAAAACTGCTTACTTATATTTACCGCCAAGATTATAACAAAATATTTGTAAATCTCTTTTTAATCTACTTTATTAGTAAAAAATACTCTGCTTGCATAACATTTTTATGTATTTGAGAGTTACACAATAAACAATAAACACACAATAATTTTTAGACACTATGATACAGATTGTGCAACAACTACTCTTTGTGGCTGCAATCGGTTTAACAGGGTATCTTGTAACCAAAAGAGCTAGATTCATTTATAGAAATATACAACTTGGAAAAAAAGACATAGAAGTACAAGGAGACAAAAACAAACGACTAGCAAACATGTTCAGATTAGCATTTGGACAACAAAAAATGTTTGATCGTCCGGTGGTTGGCATCATGCACTTTGCAGTTTATGCAGGGTTTCTTCTTATCAATATCGAAGTTTTAGAGATAGTAATTGATGGCTTAACAGGTCAACACCGAATTTTTTCAAATGTTATTCCTTCAGGAGTTTATCATTTCCTTGGTAGCTTTTTTGAAGTTATGGCCTTATTGGTAACAGTTTCTTGTTTTATCTTTTTAATAAGACGTAATGCATTAAGAATCCCAAGATTTCACATGGACGAGATGAAAGGATGGCCCTATAGAGACGCCAACTACATCTTATATGCGGAAATAATTCTAATGACAATGCTTTTCTCAATGAATGCTACAGATGCAGTATTGCAAACACTAGGAAATGAGCACTACCCTCCTGTAGGTACTTTCGCTGTATCACAATTCTTTGTTCCCATTTTTGCAGGTTTATCAGAAACAGCTTTAGTAGCGATTGAACGTACAGCGTGGTGGGTACATATCTTAGGTATTTTTGCTTTTGCAGTATATGTCACATACTCTAAACACCTTCATATCTTCTTGGCCTTCCCGAATACATTTTTTGCTAAGATGGAACCTAAAGGACAAATGAGCAACATGGATTCTGTTACCAATGAAGTAAAGATCATGCTTGGTATGCCGGTAGATAACACTGATGCTGGAGAATCTGATGAAATGCCCACTTTTGGTGCAAAAGACGTTCAGGATCTTTCATGGAGGAATGTAATGAATGCCTATTCTTGTACAGAATGTGGTCGTTGTACATCACAGTGTCCTGCAAATATTACTGGCAAAAAATTATCTCCAAGGAAGGTGATGATGGACGTTAGAGACAGAGCAGAAGAAATTGGTAAAAACATCGATGCCAATGGCGGAACTTTCCAAGATGACGGAAAATCGTTATACGGAGACTTTATTTCCAAAGAAGAATTAATGGCTTGTACATCATGTAATGCATGTGCTGAAGCCTGCCCTATCAATATAGATCCCCTTGGAATTATCTTAGACATGAGAAGATATGTCGCTATGGAGGAATCTGGAACACCACAAGAATGGAATATGGTCTTCCAAAACATTGAGAATAACCAAGCTCCTTGGGCATTTGCTGCTAGTGACCGTTTTAAATGGGGAGAAGAACTACGTACGCAAGAAATCAAGAAAACAAAAACTGAAGAACAAGACGCATAATAACAACACAAATGGCTGAAAATAATTTTCTAAAAGTGCCTACTATGGCCGAAATGGTAGAACAAGGCAAGCACCCTGAGGTTTTATTTTGGGTAGGTTGTGCTGGTTCTTATGATGATAGATATAAAAGAGTGATTACAGCTTTTGTAAAAATATTAAATGAGGTAGATGTTAACTTTGCTGTATTAGGACCTGAAGAAAGTTGTACAGGAGATCCAGCAAGAAGAGCAGGAAATGAATTCTTATTTCAAATGCAAGCAATGCAAAATATTGAGGTATTAAATGCTTATGAAATAAAGAAAATCGTTACTGCTTGTCCACACTGCTTCAATACGATAAAAAATGAATATCCAGCCTTAGGGGGAGATTACGAAGTATTGCATCACTCTCAGTTTTTGCAATCTTTAATTGATGAAGGACGTTTAACATTGGAAGACGGCAATGCTTATAAGGGCAAAAAAGTTACCTTCCATGATTCATGTTATTTAGGCAGATCAAACAATGTATATCAGGCTCCAAGAAGTGTAATTGAAGCATTGGATGCTGACCTTGTTGAGATGAAACGTTGCAAAACAAATGGCCTTTGCTGTGGTGCTGGCGGATCTCAAATGTTCAAAGAACCTGAGTCTGGAAATAAAGATATCAATATCGAACGTACCGAAGAAGCACTAAAAACTGATGCAAAAGTTGTAGCAGTAGGCTGTCCATTCTGTATGACAATGCTGAGTGACGGCATAAAAAATAAAGAGAAAGAAAAAGAAGTTCAGGTAATGGATATTGCCGAGCTTGTTGCTTCTTCAAAAGGGCTTTAATCAAGTCTCTAGAATCTATTACTGCGAGTGTATATTAGTTATGCACTCGCTTTTTCTTTTTATATTGCGAAAAAAAAGAATTATGTACAAAAATTTAGACACACTAGCGGATTCATCACGCCTTTGGATATATCAATCAAATAGAGCTTTTACTTCAGAAGAAATCACTCTTATCAAAAACTCGTTACTACAGTTCACAGAATCTTGGAACGCACACGGTTCTGATTTACAAAGTAGTTTTGATATCCCTTACAATCAATTTATTGTTATCGCAGTAGATGAAAATACCGCTGCTGCTTCTGGCTGTTCAATTGATAAATGTGTAGGCGTTATCAAACAGATTGAATCGCATTTAAATATTTCTCTTTTTGAAAGAACAACCATCGCATACTTACAAGAGGAAGAAGTTGCAACATTCAAATTAAACGAAGCGAAACAACTAGTTTCGGAAGGCACTATCACCCCTACTACAAAGATTTTTGACAATACAGTACTTAATCTTGGAGACTTTAAATCGAAATGGATTGTTGATGCTGGAAACTCTTGGTTAAAAAGATATTTTGTTACAGCCTAATTAAACCTAAATAATGAATCAAAGAAATTTATTGATTGTTAGTACTTCTACCGTTCATGGTAAAGGCTATTTAGCTTATTGTGAAGATGCTATCAAATCATTTTTTGATGGAATTGAAGAAGTTATCTTTATTCCATTTGCCCGTCCTGGAGGTATTTCTCATGACGAATATACCAGCGTTGCTAAAACCAAATTTAATGAGTTAGGATTCAAAATGCGTGGTTTACATGAATTTGATAATCCTAAAAAGGCATTAGAAGAAGCTAAAGCCATTTTCACTGGGGGAGGCAACACTTTTGTCCTACTTGATCAACTTATTAATCAGGGCCTTATCGATGTTATCCAATCTAAAGTAAGTGAAGGATTACGTTATATGGGAACAAGTGCAGGTTCAAATATCACAGGTCTTACAATTAATACGACCAATGATATGCCTATTGTTCATCCAAAAACGCTAAATGCACTAGCTCTAGTACCTTTCAATTTAAATCCCCATTATTTGGATCCTGATCCAAATTCTAAACATATGGGTGAAACAAGAGAAACGAGAATCAAAGAATTCCATGCTTACAATGACCAGATAGTTGTAGGTCTAAGAGAGGGGTCTTGGCTTCATGTTTCTGGAAATAAAATAACGTTAGAAGGGCCTCTTTCTGCTAGAATTTTCGAAAAAGATAAAACTCCATACGAACTGCAACCATCTGATGATTTCACATTTCTAATGGAACAATAATATTCACGGCTATAACTTTATATTTGTTATAGCCGTAAAAATACAAATATACTTAAATTGATAAATTACAATTTGTATTCTTAATACATTACATTTGTAAACCAAGGTCTGTGAATCTTTACATTTTATTACACTATTAACCCACCACATTCTTCTTATAAGTTTTTCAAAAAATGAAAATAGATTACTACGAAATTCTAGGAATAGAAAAAGGGGCTGACAAACGACAGATTAAGAAGGCTTACTTAAGCCTTGCCAAAAGATACCATCCTGATGTAAATGGAAATAACGAAAGCTTTGAAGAGAAATTCAAGCAAATCAATGAAGCATATGATACGTTGATCAACGAAAGCAAAAGATTTCGTTACGATTATGGTATACAACAAGAAGACCTATATACTACTGAAAACACTTCAGCTCAAGAAGAAAACCGTTATTCAGAGGAACGCAATAAACAGAGAGAAGAAATAAAAGAAGATCTTGAGCAAGAAAAAGCTAAAGACAAAAAGAGCAAAAAGAAATGGATGCCATTAATGGTAGCGGGTTACGCTGCGGTAATGATTGGAATTGTGTCTTTTTTCGTCCAACGCCAGAGTAAACTGGCAGCGTCTACGTATGAAAACGCAAAAATAAACCTTGAAGAAATGCATCTTGACCAAGCTATGCTCGATGTAAAAGAGCTAACAGAGTTAGATGCACATGATCAAGCAGATATTATTACAGCAGGCATTTATGTCTCAAAAAGACAAGCAAATAGAGCAATAGATTACCTGGAACCTAACTTACATAAATTCAAAGAAGACAATCAATTACTTTCAGATGCTTATTACTATTTAGGCAGAGCATATTTTCTAAGAAGACTAGAAAATAAAGCAACGGATTATCTCGAAAAATCTCTAGAATATTCATCAAATCCTAATGCAGTTTACTTTTGGTTGGGGAAATCACTAGGCGATTTAAAAATGGATTTTGCTAAGGCAGGTGATTTTTATGAAAAAGCTATCAATAATGAAAATTATAAAGAAAGAGCTGTTTTAGAGGCTGGTATCGCTTATCAGAATAATCAACAATATGAACTTGCCAAAGATATGTTTATGCAGTTGGTAAATCACCCTACTTATAAAAAAGAAGTAAACTATTATTTGGGCTGGCATTATTTCCTCTACAAAAAGGACAGAGATAAGGCTTGTATCTTTTGGGAAACGGCCGCAAAACAAGGCAATCCCGAGGCTAGATATCAATACAGTAGAACTTGTGGAAGGATAGGGAATTAAAAAAGCCTAAGGTAATAACCTCAGGCTTAAAAGTAGTAATTCTCATTTCATATATTAATATCTTATATATATTTTATAATTCGTTTATCTTGTTTAGACCTAAATCTGTCACATCAGCAAAAGTTCCCTTTGGGCTGATATTTAGGTTGGTAACCAAACCTTCATCTTCGAATTGTTTTGCAATTTGATTTAAATCATAAGTACAAAGCGGTAAACCCATAATTTTAGCAAGATGCTGCATAGATTTCCCTTTGTTCATGCACAATCCTAAAAGAAGTTTGTTTGATCTGAAATTGAAAGACATGGCTGGTTAATACGAGGTTAAAAATTAGGTAAAAATTCGATACGTGACAAAAGTAGAAAAAAAAAATTCAACGATTAGCATAAATTCGCTACCATTTAAAAAAAATTAACACAGACTTTGGTCATCAAACTTGGTATTAGCTATTCTTTTCTATCAATCATAAATAAATTATTGTAATTTTGTCATGACAAATAGTCATACGATAAAAAAATTATTTTACCCTTGATGGAGAATAGAGAATTATTATCAATAAAACAAAGATTTGGTATTATAGGAAACGCACCTAGTTTAAATCATGCGATTCAAGTAGCAGCTCAAGTAGCAGCCACTGATTTGACTGTAATGATTACAGGTGAAAGTGGTTCCGGTAAAGAATCTTTTTCAAAAATAATACATCAATTAAGTGCCCGAAAACATGGTAAATTCATCGCTATTAACTGTGGTGCAATTCCTGAGGGAACAATAGACTCTGAGCTTTTTGGTCATGAAAAAGGCTCATTTACAGGTGCAAATGAAACTAGAAAAGGATATTTTGAGGTAACAGATGGCGGAACAATTTTCCTAGATGAGATTGGTGAGATGCCTGTGGAAACTCAAGCTAGACTTTTAAGGGTTCTCGAAAATAAAGAATTTATTAGAGTTGGATCTTCTAAAGTATTAAAAACGGATGTAAGGGTCGTTGCTGCGACCAATGTAAATCTTCTTAAAAACGTCCAAAAAGGAAAATTTAGAGAAGACCTCTACTACCGTTTAAATACTGTACCTATACAAGTTCCTCCTTTAAGAGAAAGAGGTAATGACATTGAACTTTTATTCAGAAAATTTGCTACAGATTTTGCTGAACAATACCACGTTCAACCTTTATCGCTTACTCCAGAAGCAAAACACGTACTTATCAATTTCCCTTTCCCCGGAAATATTCGACAGCTCAAGAATTTGGCAGAACAAATGTCTGCACTTGAGTTAAACCGTCTTGTTACTCTAGAGACGATGCAGAAATATCTCCCTCATGCTACTAGTAATAAACTTAGAGTTTTAGAGAATGAAGATCAGGGATTAAATGAAAGAGATATTTTATACAAGGTTTTATTCGACATGCGACAGGACATGAATGATTTGAAAAAAATTGTTCTTCAGTTAGCACAAGGTAAAACTAATGCGAATACGGTCATTCAAGAAAATCCTAAATTATTTAGTAGTGTAATTGATGAACACAAAACATCATCAACTACAGTACCTATGTCAGGTGAAACAGGTTTAACGGTAAGACCTAATACCACCTCTGTGAAATATACCCCTCCAACTCCTCCTACACAAGAACAACCAATTATTATAACAAATGATGATGAGTATTCTGAAAATACTTACGACATCGATAATATGGTTGAGGTAAAAGAAGAAGAGGAATCACTTTCAATTGAGAAGAAAGAGAAAGAATTGATCATTAAAGCACTTCAGAAGAACAACAACAAAAGAAAGTACGCTGCACAAGATCTTGGGATTTCAGAGAGGACACTTTATAGAAAAATCAAACAATACGAACTTGATGAATAACATAAAATTCAGTTATAAATATTTAATCATCTGTTTTTTAGCAATATCCGCTTGTACAGGTGTGAAATTCACATTCTCAGGTGTCAATATAGACCCTAGGATCAAAACTTTTTCTATTGAGCCCTACACAAATGAGGCTTCTGATGGCCCTGCAACCATGGCCTTTCAGTTTACTGATGACTTAACGCAGTATATTCTAAGAAACACAAGTTTATTACCTGCCCCTCAAGGTCAAAAAGGCGACATTGAATTTAGTGGAGCCATAACAGGTTATAGAGTCACCCCTGTATCTCCTGGTGGTGGCGAGAGTCAGCAAACGCAACAACAACGTTTAACGATCACTGTAAAAACCAATTTTATCAACAACTATGATGATGAAAAAAGTTTTGACCAAGGATTCTCATTTTTCTATGACTTCCCAGGTAACCAAACCGTTCAACAGGTCGAAACAGAGGCAATTGACGTGATTTTCGAGCAAATTATCTACGATACTTTCCAAAAAGCACTAGCAGATTGGTAAAGATTAATGTATATTTGGATATGGATGGTTATACTGTCCATATCCAATTATAATGAATCCCCCATCACACTACTTTTTTAATACTTACTGTGGATCTAACTTTGATTGAAAAATGGCTTAAGAACCCACAATCGGTTTCTTATAGAGATATTGATGATATTAAAGCAGCTATCGAAAATTATCCTTATTTCGCTGCCCTTCATGTGCTTTTAGCTAAAGCTGAAGAAGGTAAAGCCGAATATGTGAAGAGTGCTGCTGCTTATGTTACCCACCGACCTTCTCTTCAAGCTTATTTAAATACAACATTTGACAGTGATATCAATCTTCCCGATACTTCCGGAATTGAGATTGAAAGTGATGAACACGAAACACTGGATAAACTATCAGATGATAACAATGATTACTTATCTATAAGTGATGAGAATGAAGAAGTAGATGATATTTTAGAGCATATCACTAACGAAAGTGAAGCTTCAACAAATCATGTCATTGAAGAAGAAGTTCCTGATGAGGATAATGATTCTATAGTTGATTCAGCAGAAGATGAAAGTAATTTCATTTCTGACACACAAGAAGTTGATGAAGCTACTTTAGAAGATCAAATATTAAATGATCTAGAACATGCTGAAGATTTACAATCAACTGAAGAGGTAGAACAAAAAGTTGATACAAGTATTGCAGATGAAATTTTAGCAGAATTAGCTAAACTTTCAGCTCAACAAGAACAACCTGAAGGGTCAGAACCCACTTCTTTTATGAATGAAGAAGATAAAAATGACGAGGAAGAAATCATTTCTAACCACACCATTGAATCTGAAACTGCCTCTGATTTCCAAGAAGAGCAAACAGAAGATGAGTATTCAGCAGTAAATGATGCACCATTGGCTTCTCTAGAAGATGAGTCTAATAATATCATGAGCTCTGAAGAAATGATGGATCGTTTCCAAGGGTTTTTAAATACTAAGAAACAATCTGAAGAAGAGATCATAAAAGATTTATCTGAAGATGAAAATATCGATTCAGATACTCTATCTATTACATCTAAAGAGGAAAATAAAGTAGAAGAGACTTCGGATGGGTTTACTGAGTACTCCTTCCCTAGTTATGACACTTCTAGCTTTGATGAAACGATTAAAGATGAGGATTACCTCCATAGTGTTGATAATATGAATGACGAAAACATCATTGATTTCAACAACTTTGACCCTGTTCAGGTTGACAAGAAAGGGCATCAAAAAAATATTATTGATAATTTTATTGAAGTTCATCCTAGCATTTCTCAGAATGAATTAGATCTAGAGGAGCAAAATCTTGAACAAATCGACCTATCCGATCAGGCATTACAAGGTTATAGTATTCCACAAACTGAGAGTTTCGCCAAATTGTTAGAAAAACAAGGAAAAAAAGACGAAGCAATCTCAATTTATCAACATCTTATCTTGAAAAATCCAAATAAAGCTAGTTTCTTTGCAGAACGGATTGAATTCTTGAAAAAGGATTAACATAAAGCATTAACATTACAATACAATGATGTACTTTTTTATAATCCTAATCCTTATCATCGCAGTGCTTCTTACTTTATTAGTATTAGCACAAGATTCTAAGGGTGGTGGATTTACAGGTGATATGGGCGCTGCTAGTAGCTCAATGATGGGTGCGAGAAGAGCATCAACTTGGATTGAAAACGCAACTTGGGTGTTGGCTATTTCATTATTTGTATTGTCAATTGGTGTAAACATTTTTATTCCAAAAGACAACTCTGCAAATATCCAGACATCAAACAGTATCGAGAACGCAGCTGATATGCCTGTTCCAACTACTCTTCCTGAAACTCCTGAGGAAGCACCAGCAGAAACTCCTGCTGAATAATATATCAGAAAAGATATTCTAAAAAAGCCATTACAAACAGTATGTTTTGTAATGGCTTTTTTTTATTTCTTACCTCCATAAAACTGCATATTAATGGAACTGAAGATTTGAAAACTACTTTGGCCCACTCCTTGAGAATATACAGCGTATTGTGGCTCTATAAACAAGTTAAAAACTGTAGACCCTAATTTCAGTACTTTACCATAACCTATTCCGATTGGAAAATTATATTTACTATTGGTGAAATCCATGGTCCAAATGGGTGCACCTCTTAGATAATTCCCTTTACCTAATTGAAAGAAATAAAAAGGTTGTATTGCAGCCAAATTTTCATCTGCATCCAATGCGTTTCCTTGATTATCGGTAAGTTTAGAATCTTCTCCTACACCTACTGTCCATGTCACTAATCCTCCCCATTGAAACATTTTTGATTTGGCAATGAAGAGTACCAAAGCTCCACCAACTTGCCAGTTATTTGCACCCAGACTTACATCATAATTATTGACCAAACTCCCTCCAGGACCACTAACAGTAGAAACTGCTGTTGAGGTAGGTGCAAAAACCATCGGTCCTACACCAAACTGAACAGGAGAAGACGAGGAAGTTGCTAAATAGGTGGCAAATAAGTTGAAATCACCTAACCCTGTTACTGAAGAGTTATCTGATGGGCGGTTTACTGTCAATGTTGGCAACGTTGCTCTGAAAAGGATTTTACCTACAGGCTGAGCATACCTAAAAGAAGTAACCATATTCATCCCGTCTACTCCAGTTAAACCGGTTTGATAGTTAAACTGAATATTAAATGCCTTTAGGTCGGCTAATGGGTTGTTTGCATTGGCAGATGCATCTGCTGCTCCTGACTTTTCATCTTGAGCAAGTAAAGAAAAAGATAAAAAAACACTAAACAGTACTATGAATTTTAAGCTTCTCATTTTCAGTAGTAATTGGTTATAGTTTTAAAATAACCTATATCAATCGCTACATAACTAAATCAGTTTACCACTCTGAAAAAATTAATATCATTCCTTTGTTTGAGAATAAAAAAAGGCTGCTAGAATGTAACTTCTAGCAGCCTTTTCATTTATTTCAATATGTTGATTACATATTCAATGCTCTATCTCCTGTTGCAGCAAGACAAGCTTCTTTAATTGCTTCAGAATAAGTAGGGTGAGCATGTGACATTCTAGAAATATCTTCTGCTGACGCTCTATACTCCATTGCAACAACTCCTTCAGAAATCATATCTGCAGCTCTAGGGCCAATGATGTGCATTCCTAAGATCTCATCAGTTTCTTTGTCTGATAAAACTTTAACTAATCCATCAATATCCATAGAAGCTCTTGCTCTACCTGATGCTCTGAATGGGAATGAACCAGACTTGTAAGCTCTTTTCGATTCTTTCAACTCTTGCTCAGTATATCCTACAGACGCCACTTCTGGCCAAGTATAAACAACACCAGGAATCAATTTATAATTGATATGAGGCTTTTGACCGTTGATATGCTCTGCAACAAACACACCTTCTTCCTCAGCTTTATGCGCCAACATAGCACCTTTTACTACATCACCAATAGCATAAATACCATCTACAGAAGTTTGTAAATGTTCATCTACCTCTACTCTACCTCTATCGTCTAATTTTACACCGATAGCTTCACAGTTCAATTTATCAGTGTAAGGACGACGACCAATAGAAACTAAGCAGTAATCACCTTTGATCTCTACTTCTTTTCCTTTTTTGTCAGTTGCTTTAACAACAACCTCTTCACCTTCTACTTTAACTGAATCAACTTTAGTTTTTAGGTTAAATTTAAATCCTTCCTTCTTAAGAACTCTTTGGATTTCTTTACCCATTGAAACATCCATTGTAGGAATTAAAGCGTCTGCATATTCTACTACAGTTACTTCTGCTCCTAATCTTGCATATACAGAACCTAACTCAAGTCCAATTACACCACCACCAATTACGATAAGGTGCTTAGGAATTTCTTTTAATTCTAATGCTTCAGTTGAAGTGATGACTCTTTTCTTATCAAATTCAATAAACGGCAACATTACTGGTTTTGAACCAGTTGCAATAATTGTCTTTTGAGAATTGATAATCTTAGACTCTTCGCCTTCAATCTTGATTGTATTTTTATCTACAAACGACCCAAAGCCGTGGTAAACATCAATTTTATTTTTCTTCATCAAGAAAGCGATACCGTCAGTAGTTTGTTTAACTACTTCACCCTTTCTTGAAATCATTTTACCAAAGTTAATTTTTGGAGCTTCTGC is from Flammeovirga agarivorans and encodes:
- the pepE gene encoding dipeptidase PepE, translating into MNQRNLLIVSTSTVHGKGYLAYCEDAIKSFFDGIEEVIFIPFARPGGISHDEYTSVAKTKFNELGFKMRGLHEFDNPKKALEEAKAIFTGGGNTFVLLDQLINQGLIDVIQSKVSEGLRYMGTSAGSNITGLTINTTNDMPIVHPKTLNALALVPFNLNPHYLDPDPNSKHMGETRETRIKEFHAYNDQIVVGLREGSWLHVSGNKITLEGPLSARIFEKDKTPYELQPSDDFTFLMEQ
- a CDS encoding (Fe-S)-binding protein; the encoded protein is MIQIVQQLLFVAAIGLTGYLVTKRARFIYRNIQLGKKDIEVQGDKNKRLANMFRLAFGQQKMFDRPVVGIMHFAVYAGFLLINIEVLEIVIDGLTGQHRIFSNVIPSGVYHFLGSFFEVMALLVTVSCFIFLIRRNALRIPRFHMDEMKGWPYRDANYILYAEIILMTMLFSMNATDAVLQTLGNEHYPPVGTFAVSQFFVPIFAGLSETALVAIERTAWWVHILGIFAFAVYVTYSKHLHIFLAFPNTFFAKMEPKGQMSNMDSVTNEVKIMLGMPVDNTDAGESDEMPTFGAKDVQDLSWRNVMNAYSCTECGRCTSQCPANITGKKLSPRKVMMDVRDRAEEIGKNIDANGGTFQDDGKSLYGDFISKEELMACTSCNACAEACPINIDPLGIILDMRRYVAMEESGTPQEWNMVFQNIENNQAPWAFAASDRFKWGEELRTQEIKKTKTEEQDA
- the lptE gene encoding LPS assembly lipoprotein LptE, with amino-acid sequence MNNIKFSYKYLIICFLAISACTGVKFTFSGVNIDPRIKTFSIEPYTNEASDGPATMAFQFTDDLTQYILRNTSLLPAPQGQKGDIEFSGAITGYRVTPVSPGGGESQQTQQQRLTITVKTNFINNYDDEKSFDQGFSFFYDFPGNQTVQQVETEAIDVIFEQIIYDTFQKALADW
- a CDS encoding sigma 54-interacting transcriptional regulator; its protein translation is MENRELLSIKQRFGIIGNAPSLNHAIQVAAQVAATDLTVMITGESGSGKESFSKIIHQLSARKHGKFIAINCGAIPEGTIDSELFGHEKGSFTGANETRKGYFEVTDGGTIFLDEIGEMPVETQARLLRVLENKEFIRVGSSKVLKTDVRVVAATNVNLLKNVQKGKFREDLYYRLNTVPIQVPPLRERGNDIELLFRKFATDFAEQYHVQPLSLTPEAKHVLINFPFPGNIRQLKNLAEQMSALELNRLVTLETMQKYLPHATSNKLRVLENEDQGLNERDILYKVLFDMRQDMNDLKKIVLQLAQGKTNANTVIQENPKLFSSVIDEHKTSSTTVPMSGETGLTVRPNTTSVKYTPPTPPTQEQPIIITNDDEYSENTYDIDNMVEVKEEEESLSIEKKEKELIIKALQKNNNKRKYAAQDLGISERTLYRKIKQYELDE
- the secG gene encoding preprotein translocase subunit SecG — its product is MMYFFIILILIIAVLLTLLVLAQDSKGGGFTGDMGAASSSMMGARRASTWIENATWVLAISLFVLSIGVNIFIPKDNSANIQTSNSIENAADMPVPTTLPETPEEAPAETPAE
- a CDS encoding (Fe-S)-binding protein — its product is MAENNFLKVPTMAEMVEQGKHPEVLFWVGCAGSYDDRYKRVITAFVKILNEVDVNFAVLGPEESCTGDPARRAGNEFLFQMQAMQNIEVLNAYEIKKIVTACPHCFNTIKNEYPALGGDYEVLHHSQFLQSLIDEGRLTLEDGNAYKGKKVTFHDSCYLGRSNNVYQAPRSVIEALDADLVEMKRCKTNGLCCGAGGSQMFKEPESGNKDINIERTEEALKTDAKVVAVGCPFCMTMLSDGIKNKEKEKEVQVMDIAELVASSKGL
- a CDS encoding type IX secretion system plug protein, with product MTRKNIFIPFTIILLLLSITGYGQANKWELVTLDSYKNKNIKYADFTYDPNVRTVQLYAVGGDQLNKQLNLPFVFLNKRTPLVLEFDVFGDDADYYEAEIVHCNRDWTPSELQPIEFMRDYNSFKLNEFDFSMSTKVPYVHFIFQLPQVKMSGNYVLKVYKEGNKNDLIITRRFLVAETTAAIVGEVVDRNGSERRYKQQIDFKVNYGDLTVVNAMRDFSVAILQNGRWDNSIENLKPRFIRGHEHILDYSYGNGENTFWGLNEFRVFETSSLNGGGATVSSVDVMKNFNKVRLHEDLIRNGKAFNQQRVDYNGNYLIYASGKRDHWLEADYMEVIFSLKAETPFPGDVYVYGGFSEWQLNEEYKMVYDDKARKYFGSALLKQGRYDYMYTVLDTKNRERDNIAAEGSFNLTRNIYDIIVYYRGPGDRGDRIVAYKKLNTKR
- a CDS encoding tetratricopeptide repeat protein — encoded protein: MKIDYYEILGIEKGADKRQIKKAYLSLAKRYHPDVNGNNESFEEKFKQINEAYDTLINESKRFRYDYGIQQEDLYTTENTSAQEENRYSEERNKQREEIKEDLEQEKAKDKKSKKKWMPLMVAGYAAVMIGIVSFFVQRQSKLAASTYENAKINLEEMHLDQAMLDVKELTELDAHDQADIITAGIYVSKRQANRAIDYLEPNLHKFKEDNQLLSDAYYYLGRAYFLRRLENKATDYLEKSLEYSSNPNAVYFWLGKSLGDLKMDFAKAGDFYEKAINNENYKERAVLEAGIAYQNNQQYELAKDMFMQLVNHPTYKKEVNYYLGWHYFLYKKDRDKACIFWETAAKQGNPEARYQYSRTCGRIGN